In Polyodon spathula isolate WHYD16114869_AA unplaced genomic scaffold, ASM1765450v1 scaffolds_1565, whole genome shotgun sequence, the following are encoded in one genomic region:
- the lingo4b gene encoding LOW QUALITY PROTEIN: leucine-rich repeat and immunoglobulin-like domain-containing nogo receptor-interacting protein 4b (The sequence of the model RefSeq protein was modified relative to this genomic sequence to represent the inferred CDS: deleted 2 bases in 1 codon): MITGDGRGRPGVWLPLLLAGLAVALGGSPLSCPPKCECSSGEQRVLCARRRLTVVPENLPSDAKLLDLSRNRLKTLSSEEFSDLPLLLELDLSENVISVVEPGSFRNLPALRILRLRGNRIKILPVGVFSGLQSLRVLDLRQNQILVFVDHTFRELSNLRQLEVGENDLVFLSNRAFSGLLSLQELTLEKCNLTSIPVEALSQLQGLLLLRFRRLSSIGGIQDLSFRRLQRLRSLEFRQCPSLGTLTGNSLLGLNLTSLSITGCNLTSVPYLSLRHLVYLRYLDLSYNPISVVQGHLLGDLLRLQEFHLAGGKLLTVEPGAFRGLTQFRLLNVSSNELPTLEEGVFHSVGNLETLRLDGNPLACDCRLLWLIRRRLRLNFDGRQPSCFTPESARGREFKDFTEILFPGHFTCRRSRIIDRKPQVVQTDEGNTVLFSCQADGDPAPKISWLTPQKTVVTPSGRVRVLLDGSLEVRYAQVQDGGSYQCVASNAAGNDSLPVSLQVRGFNLSSAGNRSFLYFPDLQPTPFNVSTSRGPARKPFGAKKLLLATTMGFISFLSSMAICFVFMFFWSRGKGKIKHNTTIAFVPRSSGRRGGGGGAEGGDGGKFSMRLM, translated from the exons ATGATCACGGGCGATGGTCGCGGGCGCCCTGGGGTGTGGCTGCCCCTTCTCCTGGCGGGTCTGGCCGTGGCTCTGGGGGGTTCCCCCTTGTCCTGCCCCCCAAAATGTGAGTGTTCCTCCGGCGAGCAGAGGGTGTTGTGCGCCCGCCGACGCCTGACCGTCGTCCCGGAGAACCTCCCCTCCGACGCGAAGCTCCTGGACCTGAGCAGGAACCGGCTGAAGACCCTCAGCTCGGAGGAGTTCTCCGACCTGCCCCTGCTCCTGGAGCTGGACCTGAGCGAGAACGTCATCTCCGTTGTGGAACCCGGCTCCTTCCGCAACCTGCCCGCCCTCCGGATCCTCCGTCTCAGGGGGAACCGGATCAAGATCCTCCCGGTGGGGGTGTTCTCCGGCCTCCAGAGCCTCCGCGTCCTGGATCTGCGCCAGAACCAGATCCTGGTGTTCGTCGACCACACCTTCAGGGAGCTCTCGAACCTGCGGCAGCTGGAGGTCGGGGAGAACGACCTGGTCTTCCTCTCCAACCGCGCCTTCTCCGGGCTCCTCAGCCTCCAGGAGCTGACCCTGGAAAAGTGCAACCTCACCTCCATCCCCGTGGAGGCCCTATCCCAGCTCCAGGGGCTGCTCCTGCTGCGCTTCCGACGGCTCAGCAGCATCGGCGGGATCCAGGACCTTTCGTTCAGGAGGCTGCAGAGGCTGAGGAGCCTGGAGTTCAGGCAGTGCCCCTCGCTGGGCACCCTGACAGGGAACAGCCTCCTGGGGCTGAACCTCACCTCGCTGTCCATCACAGGATGCAACCTGACCTCCGTCCCCTACCTGTCTCTCCGACATTTGGTCTACCTCCGCTACCTCGACCTCTCCTACAACCCCATCTCCGTGGTGCAGGGCCACCTGTTAGGAGACCTCCTCAGGCTGCAGGAGTTCCACTTGGCTGGAGGCAAGCTGCTGACCGTCGAGCCGGGGGCTTTTCGGGGCTTGACCCAATTCCGGCTGCTCAATGTCTCCTCTAACGAGCTTCCCACCCTGGAGGAGGGGGTTTTCCACTCGGTGGGCAACCTGGAGACCCTCCGGCTGGACGGGAACCCCCTGGCCTGCGACTGCCGGCTGCTCTGGTTGATCCGCAGACGGTTGCGTTTGAATTTCGACGGCCGCCAGCCCTCCTGCTTCACCCCGGAGTCGGCCCGCGGGAGGGAGTTTAAGGACTTCACTGAAATTCTGTTTCCGGGGCATTTCACCTGCAGGAGGTCCCGGATCATAGACCGGAAGCCCCAGGTGGTCCAGACTGACGAAGGCAACACGGTTCTGTTCTCCTGCCAGGCGGATGGGGACCCAGCCCCAAAGATCTCCTGGCTCACCCCACAGAAGACAGTCGTGACCCCCAGCGGCAGGGTCCGGGTGCTTCTCGATGGGAGCCTGGAGGTCCGTTACGCTCAAGTCCAGGACGGCGGGAGCTACCAGTGCGTGGCGAGCAACGCGGCCGGGAATGACAGCCTGCCCGTCAGCCTGCAGGTGCGCGGATTCAACCTGTCGTCGGCGGGCAACCGCAGCTTCCTGTACTTTCCGGACCTGCAGCCGACCCCCTTCAACGTCTCTACCTCTCGGGGGCCTGCCCGCAAACCCTTTGGCGCCAAGAAACTCCTCTTGGCCACCACCATGGGCTTCATATCCTTCCTCAGCTCGATGGCCATCTGCTTCGTCTTTATGTTTTTCTGGAGCCGTGGGAAGGGGAAGATTAAGCACAACACCACCATTGCCTTTGTGCCGCGGagcagt gggaggaggggaggggggggaggagcaGAGGGAGGGGACGG